From a single Diachasmimorpha longicaudata isolate KC_UGA_2023 chromosome 15, iyDiaLong2, whole genome shotgun sequence genomic region:
- the LOC135169795 gene encoding uncharacterized protein LOC135169795, translated as MAGARWEGGVGPDTPRARWIRALRREARGLEAEGEQVLAHAPPVALVAPARPVRRGGCLGAQGPLRGRAHPARPDPGELGLGAVGLRPLPPPFPFNFKLKK; from the coding sequence GCCGGAGCTCGCTGGGAGGGAGGTGTCGGCCCGGACACCCCGAGAGCGCGGTGGATCCGCGCTCTGAGGCGCGAGGCGCGTGGCCTGGAAGCCGAGGGCGAGCAGGTGCTCGCACATGCACCCCCTGTCGCCCTTGTAGCACCTGCTCGCCCTGTACGACGTGGAGGATGCCTGGGCGCTCAGGGTCCTCTTCGGGGACGAGCCCACCCAGCCCGACCTGATCCAGGAGAATTGGGACTTGGAGCAGTGGGACTGAGgccactcccccccccctttccatttaattttaagttgaaaaaataa